The segment GTCCGCCGCCTGCTGCTGGTGCTGATGCGCGAGGGGCTGGTCGATCAGGATCCCGGCAGCCGCCGCTATCATCTGGGGGTCGAAACCTTCGCGCTGGGCTCGGTCGCGGCCGAGCGCTTCGGCATTCGCAAGATCGCCGCACCCGCCGTGCTGCGGATCGCGGAAGCATCGGGCGATACCGCCTATCTGTCGGTGCGCAGCGGCTTCGACGCGATCTGCGTGGAACGCCAGGAAGGCGCCTTCCCGATCCGCACCCTGACCCTGGCAGTCGGCGACCGGCGGCCGCTGGGCGTGGGGGCGGGCAGTCTGGCGCTGTTGTCGTTCCAGCCCGATCCCAATGAAATCCGCTCGATCATCGACGTCAATGCCGGTCGGGTGAATGCCTATGCGCCGCGGATCGAGCCCCAGCGCCTGCTGTCTCTGGTGGACCAGACCCGCGCGCAGGGTTATGCCTTCAATGACGGCATGATCGTGGCGGGGATGAGCGCGGTCGCCGTGCCGATCCTGAACCGTCGCGGCGAACCCGAGGCGGCGCTGAGCATCGCTGCCATCGACAGCCGGATGTCGCCGGAACGGCGCGCCCAGTTGCTGGCCCTGTTGCAGCGCGAGCGCGAGCGGATCGAACAGCAACTGGGCCGCACCCAGTCGCCGGGGGTGCGTGATCTGGCGATGCGCGCGCGCGGCCGCATGCGCGCCTGAACCTGCCACGCGCGCCTGAACAAGGGAGACAATCGATGTCGGCTACTGAAACCCGGGTGTGCATCGCAGGCTGGGCGCATACGCCCTTCGGCAAGCTGGATGCGCTGGACCTTGAAGCGCTGATCGTGCAGGCGGCGCGCGATGCCATGGCCCATGCCGGCATCGATGGCGCCCAGGTCGACGGCATCTTCGTCGGCCTGTTCAACAATGGCTTTTCGGCGCAGGATTTCGCGGCCGGGCTGGCGCTTCAGGCCGATCCGGGGTTGCGCTTCAAGCCCGCCACCCGGGTGGAGAACGCCTGCGCCACCGGATCGGCGG is part of the Tistrella bauzanensis genome and harbors:
- a CDS encoding IclR family transcriptional regulator, which translates into the protein MPETTLGAPGRAAASVRRAAAAPATAAPAAPTGTQSVERAISLLRILARRDAGGARLVDVVADSGLNKPTVRRLLLVLMREGLVDQDPGSRRYHLGVETFALGSVAAERFGIRKIAAPAVLRIAEASGDTAYLSVRSGFDAICVERQEGAFPIRTLTLAVGDRRPLGVGAGSLALLSFQPDPNEIRSIIDVNAGRVNAYAPRIEPQRLLSLVDQTRAQGYAFNDGMIVAGMSAVAVPILNRRGEPEAALSIAAIDSRMSPERRAQLLALLQRERERIEQQLGRTQSPGVRDLAMRARGRMRA